GGATGACGCCGTAGGGCTTGTACTCCACCGTGAACTGCGTGTTGGTGATGAGGGGGATGGGCACCTCGCCGCCGGCGAGGAACTCCGCCTTCTCACCGCTGGCGCACACCAGCTTGGGCTGCGCCAGCAGGCGGCCGTAACCGTCGTTGGCCTGGAAGCCGATGCTCAGGTCGGAGCCGCCCGTCGCGCCCATCACCAGGTTGGAGATGGCGTCGCCGGAGGGGATGAGCGCCTTGTTCAGCGTCGCGGTGGCGGTCAGCGTGCCGGTGATGTCCGTGGGGTACTTGATGCCGTAGCGGTCGCGGCTGTTGCGGCGGATTTCGACGAACTGGACCTCGGAGAGGATCATCCGCTTGATGCCGACGACGAGCAGGTTCTCCACCTTCTCACCGATGGCCTTGGTGATGAGCTCCGCCTTCTGGAGGTCCTGCTGGCTCTCCACGGAGCCCTCCAGGAAGATGGTCGCGCCCACCACGTTGGCCTGCACGTTCTTCAGGCCCGCCTTCTGGAAGGCCGCGTTCAGGTTCTGGGCGACCAGCTTCTTGGCGTTGGGGGCGATCTTCACGAACGACTTCACGTTCGGGTAGAGGCTCACCACCTGCTCGATGCGGTCCGCGTCCTGCGTGGTGTAGGCCTGACCGTCCAGGTAGATGCGGTCGCCCACCATGCGCACGGACACGCCTTCGATTTCACCCAGGAGGCGCTTGATCTCCGAGATGACCTCGTTGGGGTCCTGCTTGCGGACCGTCACCAGGTAGCTGATGCGCTGACCGGAGGACTTCCAGACGAGCAGTGTCGTCTTGCCTTCGGCGTTACCGGTGACGAGCAGCTGGCCGGTGCCGAGCGTCTTCACCTCGGCGATGGACGGATCACCCAGCGCGACGCGGCTGAGGCCGGGAATGGTGAGCACCTTCTGGGTACCCACACCCAGGCTGACGGAGCTGCCCTCCTGGGCCTGGGCAGGGGCGCTGGCCACCACCGTGACGACGGCGCCGAGCGCCAGGGCTTGCGTGAAGCGAGTGAACATCGTGTGAATCCCCTTCTTGCGTGCGCGCGCCCGGCCTGACGGCGCGCTATCCCAGATGTTGTTGCTGCCACCACATGGCCCAGAAAGTCCCGAGCGCGATGGAGACGCCGTAGGGGATGTGTCGTACGGGAGCGGGCGAGGTTTCCTCGCGCATCCATTTCATCCGCACCGCCCAGCGACGGGCCACCGCCGCCAGCGTGTCCCAGACGGCCCCCTGCCACAGCAGCGTGACGATGGCTTGCAGCGCGCCCGTGAGCGAGATGAAGGCCGCCGCGGCGAGCACCGTGGGAAAGCCCAGCACGCAGCCCACGCCCGCCATCAGCTTGACGTCACCCCACCCCATGCGCCCGCGCAGCGCACCCGGCACCAGCAGCAGCGCGAGTCCCGCGCCCGCCAGAAGCCCGCTCACCACCCCCGACTCCAGCCCGCCCACCCCTTCGGACACACCGCGCAGCCCGAGCCCCAGCACGATGAGCGGATAGGTCACGGCGTTCGGGATGAGCCGGCGCAGTACGTCGGTCACCACCGCAATCACCAGGGCCACTCCCAGAATCGTCCACAGCGCGAGCTGAACAGGTGTCATTCGGCACCTGCTCCCATGGGGAGCAGGCGACCCCCATCAAACAATGGAGGCCCTGAGGCCGTCAATTCCTGAACAAGGCCATCGCACCGTGGGGCCCCGCGTCATGCCGGCTTCAGTGGATGACGAGGCGGATCTTCTCGCTGCAGATGAAGTACTCGTCCCCGTCTTCGACCTTGCGGCGCTTGATGCGCTGCTTGTTGAACCAGGTCCCGTTCGAGGAGCCGAGGTCCTCGATGTAGAAGTCGCCGCCGTCGCGGGCGATGACGGCGTGCTCACGCGACACCTTGCCGGAGTTGATGACGAAGTCGCAGTGCTTGCCGCGGCCGATGACGTAGCGGTCCTTGACGATCTTCTCCTGCTCGCCGTTCTCCGTGACGAGGTAGAGCGAGGCGCCCTCCTCCTCGTCCGGCTCCTCCATCGGCTCTTCTTCCTCGGCCTCCTCGGGAGGCTCGTCCTGCATGTCGTCGAGCGGCGGCTCCTCCTGCTCCGGCAGGGGCTCCTCCTCGTCCTCGATCATGTCGTCCGCGGAGGGCGGGGGCGGCTCGTTCTTGCCCTTGATGAGCCGCTCCAGCTCCGCGGCCGTCTCCAGGACGCGCTCGGCGACCTCACGGCGCACCGGATCATTGTCCAGCCCATTGGAGGACGGGCGCTCCTCCGCGTTGCGCGCGGCGGGACGCGCGGCTGGCGCGGGGGCGAGGACGGGTGGACTGCCCTTGGCGGCGGCGGCCGGGGGTGGCGCGGCGGCGGGACGCGCCGCCGGGGAGGGCGCGGGTGACGGCACCGCCGCCACGGCGGGCTCGCCCTTCGTCTTCACGTCGATGAAGCCGTTGAGACGCGCGAACATGAACAGCGCCTGGTTGATGAGCGCGTCGCGATCCGACCCCATCTGCAGGGCCATCTCTTCGTACGTCTCCCACAGGTGCTCGGCGATGCCGACCTTGCGTGCGGGACGGGAGTTCTGATCGATCATCGGTCTTGGCTCGGGAAATGCTGGACGTGGGGAACGATAGCAGAGCCGGCTGGGCGCGCCCAGTTACTGGAACGCCCGGAGATACGTGAGGTTGTCCACGTTGTCGGTGATGGACTCCAGGGCCACCTGAAGCACGCCGTCCGCGGAAGGATAGGCGACGTAGGCCAGGCTGGCGCCGTCCACGTCCGTGGCCACCACGGAAGCAGGCAGGGTGTAGACCGCCAGGTTGCTCGACTGACTGGTGTCCACGCCGAAGACGTAGCGGCGGAAGCGCGGCAGCAGCGTCACCACATAGCGGTCACCCGCCGCCAGCCGGCTCCCCGCGCCAATGGTGGGCGTCAGCGTGAGCGTCAACGGCGCGGGCACGTAGGTGGTGGGCGACTTGGGCGGCTCCAGGCCCAGGTCGAAGCCGTTCGGGTGGTAGTAGTAGTCCAGGAAGCTGGAGACCGTGTACGCCTCGTCGACGTTGAGCCGCTGCAGGTACGTGTCGCGGGTCTCCGCGCCCGAATAGAGCACGAAGGGCTTCACGTTCGGGCCGGCGCGCACGGAGAACAACGGGTACGACGCGCAGGGCTCCGCCGCGGCGGCGACCGCCGGGTCGGACAGGTCCGGGAAGAGCCGCGTGAGG
This DNA window, taken from Corallococcus coralloides DSM 2259, encodes the following:
- a CDS encoding type II and III secretion system protein family protein, giving the protein MFTRFTQALALGAVVTVVASAPAQAQEGSSVSLGVGTQKVLTIPGLSRVALGDPSIAEVKTLGTGQLLVTGNAEGKTTLLVWKSSGQRISYLVTVRKQDPNEVISEIKRLLGEIEGVSVRMVGDRIYLDGQAYTTQDADRIEQVVSLYPNVKSFVKIAPNAKKLVAQNLNAAFQKAGLKNVQANVVGATIFLEGSVESQQDLQKAELITKAIGEKVENLLVVGIKRMILSEVQFVEIRRNSRDRYGIKYPTDITGTLTATATLNKALIPSGDAISNLVMGATGGSDLSIGFQANDGYGRLLAQPKLVCASGEKAEFLAGGEVPIPLITNTQFTVEYKPYGVILNIRPTADRNGNIQTEVEAEASEIDTSVSVSFGGSSAIPGFRTRKVKTNVTVRHGETIVLSGVFSHDEQKAVAKLPGLGHIPIVGELFKNRAFDSTKRELVIFVTPRIVNPDSDKVRSIIEDVKTRYKQARSEVNFNIFD
- a CDS encoding A24 family peptidase, with the protein product MTPVQLALWTILGVALVIAVVTDVLRRLIPNAVTYPLIVLGLGLRGVSEGVGGLESGVVSGLLAGAGLALLLVPGALRGRMGWGDVKLMAGVGCVLGFPTVLAAAAFISLTGALQAIVTLLWQGAVWDTLAAVARRWAVRMKWMREETSPAPVRHIPYGVSIALGTFWAMWWQQQHLG
- a CDS encoding FHA domain-containing protein encodes the protein MIDQNSRPARKVGIAEHLWETYEEMALQMGSDRDALINQALFMFARLNGFIDVKTKGEPAVAAVPSPAPSPAARPAAAPPPAAAAKGSPPVLAPAPAARPAARNAEERPSSNGLDNDPVRREVAERVLETAAELERLIKGKNEPPPPSADDMIEDEEEPLPEQEEPPLDDMQDEPPEEAEEEEPMEEPDEEEGASLYLVTENGEQEKIVKDRYVIGRGKHCDFVINSGKVSREHAVIARDGGDFYIEDLGSSNGTWFNKQRIKRRKVEDGDEYFICSEKIRLVIH